One Corvus moneduloides isolate bCorMon1 chromosome Z, bCorMon1.pri, whole genome shotgun sequence genomic window carries:
- the KANK1 gene encoding KN motif and ankyrin repeat domain-containing protein 1 isoform X2, with protein MAYPANTNGSATEKEEATINGEDEKERRDTYFVETPYGYQLDLDFLKYVDDIQKGNTIKKLNIRKGRKAVPASVGTKNSGGRCSGWTSTESLSSSNSDENKQSSAARSQVTLSVPAKPSVSFEVSPTYLTVPENKQLPPPSPQPPRHNLLVTKTLMETRRRLEQERMMQVTPGDVRRPRLSSFGGMGSTSSLPSFVGSSGYSHMSQHLQNGYQGNGDYGTCFSSSLGSSIRHSPMSSGISTPVTNVSPVHLQHIREQMAVALKRLKELEEQVKTIPVLQVKISVLQEEKRHMMAELKNHRKATQNDTYGFRKRSYSAGNAEQWEHMSQVRRGGELYIDCEEEMESVEQSSQRIEEFRQLTAEMQALEKKIQDSNYESPANLRVNRESLAKEARSVAVGADENMNDVIIYNRSARQHKEVAVGTEKEMRECGVGVTEAMFGLSTEAEKEIELQQQTIEALKEKIYRLEVQLKETTHDREMTKLKQELQAAGSRKKVDKAMMAQPHVVSRMVEAVIQTRDQMVGDHVEVADSSVGNHLQMSSIGTSCRPATRSAAAGPELLMSRWLVRERAEVQDQGTERSMELHDKSVGTETSVCETGVNTEELAEVPSPCQMARAVGAVRSVGCGDCSVNVVVCVPKEHVSRETVTEAVPRAEAMVMAMPSTASQQTSTALEMVSQCTSTEVACLVDCGTNTTLSSCDKQTSTDSVELRSVAVGDGRVKDIHVSTKMRSVGVGTVLSSHPGFEKPSAIKTKDCGIGQISVYENYLVGLKMRSIACGPPPLPVVPTGTRSIGVGGESVCDPVSGQLESPLPPPELRTGLDHYIERVQKLLQEQQMLLAENYSELAEAFGEPHSQIGSLNSQLISTLTSINSVMKYASTEELRSLDLQKQCMERSSPSGATLEYIPHGQLANTHLTSNLRTLKLEQDTVPTQEEKKTPLVEAARGRKSFSSQDKALTPINLTDDQLASGLYVCANNENTLKSIMKKRDGKKDLSNTKKNLQFVGINGGYETTSSDDSSSEESSSSDSEEECEGHEYPCDQHTEEKQPTPHAAEVCAVGAEKDSPLPECEAEEVEIRERYELSEKMLSACNLLRNNVDDPKALTNKDVRFCLNTIQHEWFRVSSQKSAVPEMVGDYITAFEEISPAVLRHIINMADGNGNTALHYSVSHSNFEIVKLLLDANVCNVNHQNKAGYTPIMLAALAAVEAEKDMRTVEELFSCGDVNAKASQAGQTALMLAVSHGRIDMVKALLACGADVNIQDDEGSTALMCASEHGHVEIVKLLLAQPGCNSTLEDNDGSTALSIALEAGHKDIAVLLYAHVNFSKTQSPGTPRLSRRTSPGPTHRATFE; from the exons aaaaagagGAAGCTACTATAAATggagaagatgaaaaagaacGGAGAGACACCTATTTTGTGGAAACACCTTATGGCTACCAGCTAGACTTAGATTTTCTGAAGTACGTGGATGATATACAAAAGGGGAATACCATTAAGAAACTAAATATACGAAAGGGGAGGAAAGCTGTACCAGCCTCAGTGGGTACCAAGAACTCTGGTGGCCGGTGCAGTGGCTGGACCTCCACAGAGTCTCTCTCTTCATCAAACAGTGATGAAAACAAGCAGTCTTCGGCAGCGAGGAGTCAAGTAACCTTGTCCGTCCCTGCAAAACCCTCAGTTTCCTTTGAAGTATCTCCTACCTACTTAACTGTCCCAGAGAATAAAcagcttcctcctccctccccccagccTCCTCGGCACAACCTCCTTGTAACAAAAACCCTCATGGAAACACGGAGGCgactggagcaggagaggatgATGCAGGTCACACCTGGAGATGTCCGCAGGCCTCGACTTTCCAGCTTTGGAGGTATGGGCTCCACAAGCTCCCTCCCCTCTTTTGTGGGATCCAGTGGGTACAGTCACATGTCTCAGCACCTGCAGAATGGGTATCAGGGGAACGGCGACTATGGCACCTGTTTCAGCTCCTCCTTGGGCAGTTCCATTCGTCACAGCCCCATGAGCTCGGGAATATCCACGCCGGTCACCAATGTGAGCCCGGTGCATCTGCAGCACATTAGGGAGCAAATGGCAGTTGCCCTCAAGCGTCTCAAGGAGCTTGAGGAACAAGTGAAGACTATTCCTGTGCTGCAGGTCAAAATTTCAGTGTTGCAGGAGGAGAAGAGGCACATGATGGCTGAGCTCAAAAACCACAGGAAAGCCACTCAAAACGACACATACGGTTTCAGAAAGCGATCCTACAGTGCAGGAAATGCAGAGCAGTGGGAACACATGTCTCAGGTGAGAAGAGGTGGAGAACTGTATATAGATTGtgaggaagagatggagagtGTGGAACAGAGCTCTCAGAGGATAGAGGAGTTCAGACAGCTGACTGCTGAGATGCAAgccctggagaaaaaaatccaagataGCAACTATGAAAGTCCAGCAAACCTTCGGGTAAATAGAGAAAGTCTGGCAAAAGAAGCCCGATCTGTTGCTGTGGGTGCTGATGAGAACATGAACGATGTCATTATATACAACAGATCTGCAAGGCAACACAAAGAAGTAGCTGTgggaacagagaaagaaatgagggAGTGTGGAGTTGGGGTGACAGAGGCCATGTTCGGATTGTCTACAGAGGCTGAGAAAGAGATAGAGCTTCAGCAGCAGACCATTGAAGCCCTTAAGGAGAAGATTTACAGACTAGAGGTTCAGTTGAAGGAAACCACCCATGACAGGGAAatgaccaaattaaaacaggaGTTGCAGGCAGCTGGGTCTAGAAAAAAGGTGGATAAAGCCATGATGGCTCAGCCCCATGTTGTCAGTAGGATGGTGGAGGCTGTCATACAAACGAGAGACCAAATGGTGGGAGACCACGTGGAGGTTGCTGATTCGTCAGTGGGAAACCATCTGCAGATGAGTAGCATCGGCACCTCCTGCAGACCCGCCACGCGGAGCGCAGCTGCGGGCCCCGAGCTCCTGATGAGCCGATGGCTGGTGAGGGAGAGGGCAGAGGTGCAAGATCAGGGTACAGAGAGGTCCATGGAGCTGCATGATAAGTCAGTGGGCACAGAGACAAGCGTCTGTGAGACAGGTGTCAATACAGAGGAGCTGGCGGAGGTGCCGAGCCCTTGCCAGATGGCACGGGCGGTTGGAGCGGTGAGGTCTGTGGGCTGCGGGGACTGCTCGGTGAACGTGGTGGTTTGTGTGCCCAAGGAACACGTGTCCCGTGAAACAGTCACAGAGGCTGTACCCAGGGCAGAGGCGATGGTGATGGCCATGCCTTCCACAGCTAGCCAGCAAACCAGCACTGCTTTGGAGATGGTGAGCCAGTGCACCAGCACAGAGGTGGCCTGCCTGGTGGACTGTGGGACTAACACCACTCTGAGCAGCTGTGATAAGCAGACCAGCACGGACAGTGTGGAGTTGCGGAGTGTGGCTGTAGGGGATGGCCGGGTGAAGGACATACACGTGTCTACTAAGATGCGTTCGGTTGGAGTCGGCACCGTGCTCTCTAGCCACCCTGGCTTTGAAAAGCCTTCTGCAATAAAAACCAAAGACTGTGGCATTGGACAGATAAGTGTTTATGAGAACTACTTGGTTGGTCTGAAAATGAGGAGCATCGCCTGTGGACCCCCTCCATTGCCGGTTGTCCCGACTGGCACCAGGAGCATAGGTGTTGGGGGAGAGTCTGTGTGCGACCCAGTCAGTGGTCAGTTGGAGAGCCCTCTGCCTCCGCCTGAGCTGAGGACAGGCTTGGATCACTACATTGAACGtgtgcagaagctgctgcaggaacagcagatGCTGCTTGCTGAAAATTACAGTGAATTGGCAGAAGCCTTTGGGGAGCCCCACTCCCAGATTGGATCTCTGAATTCACAGCTCATCAGCACCCTCACCTCCATCAACTCTGTCATGAAATACGCCAGTACGGAGGAGCTGCGGAGCCTGGACCTTCAGAAGCAGTGCATGGAGAGAAGTTCCCCGTCAG GTGCTACTTTGGAGTACATCCCTCATGGCCAACTTGCAAACACACATTTAACTTCAAATTTGCGAACGCTGAAATTGGAGCAGGACACTGTGCCCActcaggaggagaagaagaCTCCCCTGGTGGAAGCTGCTCGGGGAAGGaagtctttttcttctcaggaTAAAGCTCTCACTCCAATTAACCTGACGGATGATCAGCTTGCCTCAGGTCTCTATG TATGTGCTAATAATGAGAACACACTCAAATCTATCATGAAGAAAAGGGATGGGAAGAAGGATTTGAGCAACACCAAGAAGAACCTGCAGTTTGTCGGCATTAATGGCGG GTATGAGACCACATCCAGCGACGACTCCAGCTCCGAGGAGAGTTCCTCCTCAGATTCGGAGGAGGAGTGCGAGGGCCACGAGTACCCCTGCGACcagcacacagaggaaaagcagcccaCCCCCCATGCTGCAGAGGTCTGCGCCGTGGGGGCAGAGAAGGACAGTCCTCTCCCAGAGTGTGAGGCCGAGGAGGTGGAAATCAGAGAGAG ATACGAGCTAAGTGAAAAGATGCTTTCTGCCTGTAACCTGCTGAGAAACAACGTTGATGACCCTAAGGCATTAACCAACAAAGACGTG AGGTTTTGTTTAAATACCATCCAGCATGAATGGTTTCGTGTCTCAAGTCAGAAGTCAGCTGTCCCTGAAATGGTTGGAGACTACATCACTGCTTTTGAAGAGATTTCTCCTGCTGTCCTCAGACATATCATCAACATGGCAGATGGAAACGGCAACACAGCTCTGCATTACAGTGTCTCACATTCTAACTTCGAAATTGTGAAGCTTCTTCTGGATGCAA ATGTCTGTAATGTAAATCATCAGAACAAGGCTGGTTATACCCCCATCATGCTCGCTGCACTTGCAGCTGTGGAAGCAGAGAAGGACATGAGGACAGTGGAGGAACTGTTCAGCTGTGGGGACGTGAATGCTAAAGCCAGCCAG GCTGGTCAGACTGCACTGATGCTAGCTGTGAGTCATGGCCGGATAGACATGGTTAAAGCTTTATTGGCCTGTGGTGCAGATGTCAATATCCAGGATGATGAGGGCTCTACAGCTCTGATGTGTGCTAGTGAGCACGGACATGTGGAGATTGTTAAGCTTCTGCTGGCTCAGCCTGGGTGTAACAGCACCCTGGAGGACAAT gATGGCAGCACAGCACTTTCAATAGCCCTGGAAGCTGGACATAAGGACATAGCGGTTCTCCTTTATGCCCATGTCAACTTTTCCAAAACCCAGTCACCG gGCACTCCTAGGCTTAGCAGAAGGACATCTCCTGGTCCCACCCACAGAGCCACGTTTGAGTAG
- the KANK1 gene encoding KN motif and ankyrin repeat domain-containing protein 1 isoform X1, with amino-acid sequence MKLGQPYVAGKFAVWGQRHVANSEKEEATINGEDEKERRDTYFVETPYGYQLDLDFLKYVDDIQKGNTIKKLNIRKGRKAVPASVGTKNSGGRCSGWTSTESLSSSNSDENKQSSAARSQVTLSVPAKPSVSFEVSPTYLTVPENKQLPPPSPQPPRHNLLVTKTLMETRRRLEQERMMQVTPGDVRRPRLSSFGGMGSTSSLPSFVGSSGYSHMSQHLQNGYQGNGDYGTCFSSSLGSSIRHSPMSSGISTPVTNVSPVHLQHIREQMAVALKRLKELEEQVKTIPVLQVKISVLQEEKRHMMAELKNHRKATQNDTYGFRKRSYSAGNAEQWEHMSQVRRGGELYIDCEEEMESVEQSSQRIEEFRQLTAEMQALEKKIQDSNYESPANLRVNRESLAKEARSVAVGADENMNDVIIYNRSARQHKEVAVGTEKEMRECGVGVTEAMFGLSTEAEKEIELQQQTIEALKEKIYRLEVQLKETTHDREMTKLKQELQAAGSRKKVDKAMMAQPHVVSRMVEAVIQTRDQMVGDHVEVADSSVGNHLQMSSIGTSCRPATRSAAAGPELLMSRWLVRERAEVQDQGTERSMELHDKSVGTETSVCETGVNTEELAEVPSPCQMARAVGAVRSVGCGDCSVNVVVCVPKEHVSRETVTEAVPRAEAMVMAMPSTASQQTSTALEMVSQCTSTEVACLVDCGTNTTLSSCDKQTSTDSVELRSVAVGDGRVKDIHVSTKMRSVGVGTVLSSHPGFEKPSAIKTKDCGIGQISVYENYLVGLKMRSIACGPPPLPVVPTGTRSIGVGGESVCDPVSGQLESPLPPPELRTGLDHYIERVQKLLQEQQMLLAENYSELAEAFGEPHSQIGSLNSQLISTLTSINSVMKYASTEELRSLDLQKQCMERSSPSGATLEYIPHGQLANTHLTSNLRTLKLEQDTVPTQEEKKTPLVEAARGRKSFSSQDKALTPINLTDDQLASGLYVCANNENTLKSIMKKRDGKKDLSNTKKNLQFVGINGGYETTSSDDSSSEESSSSDSEEECEGHEYPCDQHTEEKQPTPHAAEVCAVGAEKDSPLPECEAEEVEIRERYELSEKMLSACNLLRNNVDDPKALTNKDVRFCLNTIQHEWFRVSSQKSAVPEMVGDYITAFEEISPAVLRHIINMADGNGNTALHYSVSHSNFEIVKLLLDANVCNVNHQNKAGYTPIMLAALAAVEAEKDMRTVEELFSCGDVNAKASQAGQTALMLAVSHGRIDMVKALLACGADVNIQDDEGSTALMCASEHGHVEIVKLLLAQPGCNSTLEDNDGSTALSIALEAGHKDIAVLLYAHVNFSKTQSPGTPRLSRRTSPGPTHRATFE; translated from the exons GTACGTGGCTGGAAAATTTGCAGTGTGGGGGCAGAGACATGTGGCTAACTCAG aaaaagagGAAGCTACTATAAATggagaagatgaaaaagaacGGAGAGACACCTATTTTGTGGAAACACCTTATGGCTACCAGCTAGACTTAGATTTTCTGAAGTACGTGGATGATATACAAAAGGGGAATACCATTAAGAAACTAAATATACGAAAGGGGAGGAAAGCTGTACCAGCCTCAGTGGGTACCAAGAACTCTGGTGGCCGGTGCAGTGGCTGGACCTCCACAGAGTCTCTCTCTTCATCAAACAGTGATGAAAACAAGCAGTCTTCGGCAGCGAGGAGTCAAGTAACCTTGTCCGTCCCTGCAAAACCCTCAGTTTCCTTTGAAGTATCTCCTACCTACTTAACTGTCCCAGAGAATAAAcagcttcctcctccctccccccagccTCCTCGGCACAACCTCCTTGTAACAAAAACCCTCATGGAAACACGGAGGCgactggagcaggagaggatgATGCAGGTCACACCTGGAGATGTCCGCAGGCCTCGACTTTCCAGCTTTGGAGGTATGGGCTCCACAAGCTCCCTCCCCTCTTTTGTGGGATCCAGTGGGTACAGTCACATGTCTCAGCACCTGCAGAATGGGTATCAGGGGAACGGCGACTATGGCACCTGTTTCAGCTCCTCCTTGGGCAGTTCCATTCGTCACAGCCCCATGAGCTCGGGAATATCCACGCCGGTCACCAATGTGAGCCCGGTGCATCTGCAGCACATTAGGGAGCAAATGGCAGTTGCCCTCAAGCGTCTCAAGGAGCTTGAGGAACAAGTGAAGACTATTCCTGTGCTGCAGGTCAAAATTTCAGTGTTGCAGGAGGAGAAGAGGCACATGATGGCTGAGCTCAAAAACCACAGGAAAGCCACTCAAAACGACACATACGGTTTCAGAAAGCGATCCTACAGTGCAGGAAATGCAGAGCAGTGGGAACACATGTCTCAGGTGAGAAGAGGTGGAGAACTGTATATAGATTGtgaggaagagatggagagtGTGGAACAGAGCTCTCAGAGGATAGAGGAGTTCAGACAGCTGACTGCTGAGATGCAAgccctggagaaaaaaatccaagataGCAACTATGAAAGTCCAGCAAACCTTCGGGTAAATAGAGAAAGTCTGGCAAAAGAAGCCCGATCTGTTGCTGTGGGTGCTGATGAGAACATGAACGATGTCATTATATACAACAGATCTGCAAGGCAACACAAAGAAGTAGCTGTgggaacagagaaagaaatgagggAGTGTGGAGTTGGGGTGACAGAGGCCATGTTCGGATTGTCTACAGAGGCTGAGAAAGAGATAGAGCTTCAGCAGCAGACCATTGAAGCCCTTAAGGAGAAGATTTACAGACTAGAGGTTCAGTTGAAGGAAACCACCCATGACAGGGAAatgaccaaattaaaacaggaGTTGCAGGCAGCTGGGTCTAGAAAAAAGGTGGATAAAGCCATGATGGCTCAGCCCCATGTTGTCAGTAGGATGGTGGAGGCTGTCATACAAACGAGAGACCAAATGGTGGGAGACCACGTGGAGGTTGCTGATTCGTCAGTGGGAAACCATCTGCAGATGAGTAGCATCGGCACCTCCTGCAGACCCGCCACGCGGAGCGCAGCTGCGGGCCCCGAGCTCCTGATGAGCCGATGGCTGGTGAGGGAGAGGGCAGAGGTGCAAGATCAGGGTACAGAGAGGTCCATGGAGCTGCATGATAAGTCAGTGGGCACAGAGACAAGCGTCTGTGAGACAGGTGTCAATACAGAGGAGCTGGCGGAGGTGCCGAGCCCTTGCCAGATGGCACGGGCGGTTGGAGCGGTGAGGTCTGTGGGCTGCGGGGACTGCTCGGTGAACGTGGTGGTTTGTGTGCCCAAGGAACACGTGTCCCGTGAAACAGTCACAGAGGCTGTACCCAGGGCAGAGGCGATGGTGATGGCCATGCCTTCCACAGCTAGCCAGCAAACCAGCACTGCTTTGGAGATGGTGAGCCAGTGCACCAGCACAGAGGTGGCCTGCCTGGTGGACTGTGGGACTAACACCACTCTGAGCAGCTGTGATAAGCAGACCAGCACGGACAGTGTGGAGTTGCGGAGTGTGGCTGTAGGGGATGGCCGGGTGAAGGACATACACGTGTCTACTAAGATGCGTTCGGTTGGAGTCGGCACCGTGCTCTCTAGCCACCCTGGCTTTGAAAAGCCTTCTGCAATAAAAACCAAAGACTGTGGCATTGGACAGATAAGTGTTTATGAGAACTACTTGGTTGGTCTGAAAATGAGGAGCATCGCCTGTGGACCCCCTCCATTGCCGGTTGTCCCGACTGGCACCAGGAGCATAGGTGTTGGGGGAGAGTCTGTGTGCGACCCAGTCAGTGGTCAGTTGGAGAGCCCTCTGCCTCCGCCTGAGCTGAGGACAGGCTTGGATCACTACATTGAACGtgtgcagaagctgctgcaggaacagcagatGCTGCTTGCTGAAAATTACAGTGAATTGGCAGAAGCCTTTGGGGAGCCCCACTCCCAGATTGGATCTCTGAATTCACAGCTCATCAGCACCCTCACCTCCATCAACTCTGTCATGAAATACGCCAGTACGGAGGAGCTGCGGAGCCTGGACCTTCAGAAGCAGTGCATGGAGAGAAGTTCCCCGTCAG GTGCTACTTTGGAGTACATCCCTCATGGCCAACTTGCAAACACACATTTAACTTCAAATTTGCGAACGCTGAAATTGGAGCAGGACACTGTGCCCActcaggaggagaagaagaCTCCCCTGGTGGAAGCTGCTCGGGGAAGGaagtctttttcttctcaggaTAAAGCTCTCACTCCAATTAACCTGACGGATGATCAGCTTGCCTCAGGTCTCTATG TATGTGCTAATAATGAGAACACACTCAAATCTATCATGAAGAAAAGGGATGGGAAGAAGGATTTGAGCAACACCAAGAAGAACCTGCAGTTTGTCGGCATTAATGGCGG GTATGAGACCACATCCAGCGACGACTCCAGCTCCGAGGAGAGTTCCTCCTCAGATTCGGAGGAGGAGTGCGAGGGCCACGAGTACCCCTGCGACcagcacacagaggaaaagcagcccaCCCCCCATGCTGCAGAGGTCTGCGCCGTGGGGGCAGAGAAGGACAGTCCTCTCCCAGAGTGTGAGGCCGAGGAGGTGGAAATCAGAGAGAG ATACGAGCTAAGTGAAAAGATGCTTTCTGCCTGTAACCTGCTGAGAAACAACGTTGATGACCCTAAGGCATTAACCAACAAAGACGTG AGGTTTTGTTTAAATACCATCCAGCATGAATGGTTTCGTGTCTCAAGTCAGAAGTCAGCTGTCCCTGAAATGGTTGGAGACTACATCACTGCTTTTGAAGAGATTTCTCCTGCTGTCCTCAGACATATCATCAACATGGCAGATGGAAACGGCAACACAGCTCTGCATTACAGTGTCTCACATTCTAACTTCGAAATTGTGAAGCTTCTTCTGGATGCAA ATGTCTGTAATGTAAATCATCAGAACAAGGCTGGTTATACCCCCATCATGCTCGCTGCACTTGCAGCTGTGGAAGCAGAGAAGGACATGAGGACAGTGGAGGAACTGTTCAGCTGTGGGGACGTGAATGCTAAAGCCAGCCAG GCTGGTCAGACTGCACTGATGCTAGCTGTGAGTCATGGCCGGATAGACATGGTTAAAGCTTTATTGGCCTGTGGTGCAGATGTCAATATCCAGGATGATGAGGGCTCTACAGCTCTGATGTGTGCTAGTGAGCACGGACATGTGGAGATTGTTAAGCTTCTGCTGGCTCAGCCTGGGTGTAACAGCACCCTGGAGGACAAT gATGGCAGCACAGCACTTTCAATAGCCCTGGAAGCTGGACATAAGGACATAGCGGTTCTCCTTTATGCCCATGTCAACTTTTCCAAAACCCAGTCACCG gGCACTCCTAGGCTTAGCAGAAGGACATCTCCTGGTCCCACCCACAGAGCCACGTTTGAGTAG